Proteins from a single region of Chloroherpeton thalassium ATCC 35110:
- a CDS encoding DNA-3-methyladenine glycosylase family protein: MYQEHISFSTSLNLEATLFCGQAFRWRKANTLHNKIYNGIIYGHAITITQRNAHELLITSKNDPYIGNKALRDAVITYLGLSDSCKGLFDNTPLLEKYPFMNQARALYGGLKLLRQEPFEALISFMCAQGMGIQIIRRQIEQLARQFGEKINDSPPFDSEHCYSFPSPQALANADIELLKKCTNNNLVRAKNIKHISEAVVNGELVLEHIHAIHNENLGLCSKCSYKKAKAALLRFPGIGDKIADCICLFGLEHGEAIPIDRHVRMYLYEWFGLKTVTAALNSKNYEQLASEARELFGSSCPGLLSQILFHFWRLHVKGLRTV, encoded by the coding sequence ATGTATCAAGAACATATTTCCTTCAGCACTTCTCTAAATTTAGAGGCCACTCTTTTTTGTGGTCAAGCTTTTCGTTGGAGAAAAGCCAATACTTTACATAACAAGATTTATAACGGAATTATTTATGGGCATGCTATTACAATTACACAACGAAATGCTCATGAACTACTTATTACAAGCAAGAATGATCCCTATATTGGGAATAAGGCACTTCGAGATGCTGTTATAACGTATTTAGGGCTTTCTGATTCCTGTAAGGGTCTTTTTGATAATACGCCGTTGCTGGAAAAATACCCTTTTATGAATCAAGCACGGGCTCTTTATGGAGGACTGAAGCTGCTCCGTCAAGAGCCATTTGAAGCACTTATTTCGTTCATGTGCGCTCAAGGAATGGGGATTCAAATTATAAGACGCCAAATTGAGCAGCTCGCCCGCCAATTTGGCGAGAAAATTAATGATTCACCTCCATTTGACTCGGAGCATTGTTATTCCTTTCCATCTCCTCAGGCATTAGCAAATGCTGATATTGAACTACTCAAAAAATGCACAAACAATAATTTGGTTCGTGCCAAAAATATTAAACATATATCTGAAGCAGTTGTAAACGGAGAATTGGTGTTGGAGCATATCCACGCCATCCATAACGAGAACTTGGGATTGTGCTCCAAATGCTCCTACAAAAAAGCTAAAGCTGCTCTCTTAAGATTCCCTGGAATTGGTGATAAAATTGCGGACTGTATTTGTTTGTTTGGTTTGGAGCATGGTGAGGCAATTCCGATTGATCGCCACGTTCGTATGTATCTTTATGAGTGGTTTGGTCTAAAAACCGTAACAGCTGCGTTAAACTCCAAAAATTATGAACAGCTTGCATCAGAGGCAAGAGAACTTTTCGGTTCATCTTGCCCTGGCCTTTTAAGTCAAATATTGTTTCACTTTTGGAGATTGCACGTGAAAGGATTGCGTACAGTCTAA
- a CDS encoding cation diffusion facilitator family transporter — MEHNYRIHLEKLKRNRKARKGLGFASILTITIFFAEVIGGWLSGSLALMADAGHMATDILSLAISYAAAVIAQKPATPNRSYGHYRVEILAALVNGLLLVLIATYICFEAYERLHIVREINAAEMFGFGIVGLLANIISAFFLYKSQGESVNIKAAYIHVLSDLLGSVAVILGAIGIFFTGFTILDPILSFIISLLILKSAWEIIVESVDILLEGVPRNIDISRIESSLRSLSHIKDLHDLHVWAITSGVNALSCHVLIDDYTNSREILLGINKMLKEKYDIDHITIQLEDSHVNEFVVSKRGASENQYHKHWYH; from the coding sequence ATGGAACATAATTATAGAATTCATCTCGAAAAACTCAAGAGAAATCGCAAGGCGAGAAAAGGCTTAGGATTTGCCTCCATTTTAACCATTACCATTTTTTTCGCAGAAGTCATTGGCGGTTGGTTAAGTGGCAGCCTTGCGCTTATGGCCGACGCCGGCCACATGGCAACGGACATCCTTTCACTTGCAATTAGTTATGCCGCAGCCGTAATCGCGCAAAAGCCCGCCACGCCAAATCGAAGCTATGGGCATTACCGAGTCGAAATATTAGCCGCTCTTGTGAACGGCCTTTTGCTGGTATTGATAGCCACCTACATCTGTTTTGAAGCTTATGAGCGGCTGCATATCGTGCGTGAGATCAACGCGGCTGAAATGTTTGGATTCGGGATCGTTGGACTTTTAGCAAACATTATTAGCGCCTTTTTTCTATACAAGAGTCAAGGAGAAAGCGTGAATATAAAAGCCGCCTACATCCACGTTTTAAGTGATTTATTAGGTTCGGTTGCTGTTATTTTGGGCGCAATTGGTATTTTTTTCACTGGATTTACCATACTTGACCCAATCCTAAGCTTTATCATATCGCTCTTAATTTTGAAAAGCGCGTGGGAAATTATTGTTGAATCGGTGGATATTTTGTTGGAAGGGGTTCCCAGAAACATTGATATTAGCAGAATTGAAAGCAGCCTGCGTAGTTTATCTCATATTAAGGATTTACACGATTTACACGTATGGGCAATTACATCAGGCGTCAATGCGTTAAGCTGCCATGTTTTGATTGATGATTACACAAACAGCAGAGAAATCTTGCTTGGGATCAATAAAATGTTGAAAGAAAAGTATGATATTGACCATATTACCATCCAGCTTGAAGACTCGCACGTCAACGAGTTTGTCGTAAGCAAACGAGGTGCAAGCGAGAATCAATATCATAAACATTGGTATCATTAA
- the pta gene encoding phosphate acetyltransferase, whose amino-acid sequence MEVIRKIRERAKSKKATIVLPEADDDRTLIAASELAEMELVKPVLIGNSDDIIERFSALGLTYNSTKIRIVDIQKSGKLSDFTNEYFNFRKHKGISYEEAKSVMSSPLFFGAMMVHHQEADGCVAGAVSTTADVLRAGIQIIGIEKEKARLISSFFLMVFPDDHRAAPGRALTYADCAVLPDPDAEALADIAILTAESHQQLTGEEPKVAMLSFSTKGSAAHENVTKVQKATEIAKQKQPDLKIDGEMQFDAAFIEAIGKRKAPQSDVAGKANVFIFPNLDAGNIGYKLTERLASATAIGPIIQGLVKPMNDLSRGAKPSDIVDVCCICALKKQS is encoded by the coding sequence ATGGAAGTTATTCGCAAAATTCGAGAAAGAGCTAAGTCCAAAAAGGCAACAATTGTATTACCTGAAGCCGATGACGATCGTACGCTTATAGCCGCGTCAGAACTTGCAGAAATGGAACTGGTCAAGCCGGTGCTCATCGGAAACTCTGATGACATTATTGAGCGATTTTCTGCATTGGGGCTCACTTACAACTCAACCAAAATTAGGATCGTCGATATACAGAAGTCTGGAAAACTTTCGGATTTCACCAATGAGTACTTTAACTTTCGGAAGCACAAAGGCATTTCGTATGAAGAAGCCAAATCAGTGATGAGCTCACCATTATTTTTTGGCGCCATGATGGTACATCATCAAGAAGCTGACGGGTGTGTTGCCGGAGCAGTTTCAACAACAGCGGATGTGCTCCGTGCCGGAATTCAAATTATTGGAATAGAAAAAGAAAAAGCAAGACTTATTTCCAGCTTCTTTTTAATGGTTTTTCCAGATGATCACCGAGCTGCTCCCGGACGAGCTCTCACCTATGCGGACTGCGCCGTTCTGCCTGACCCAGACGCCGAAGCACTTGCCGATATTGCCATTTTAACAGCGGAGTCCCATCAACAATTGACGGGCGAAGAGCCAAAGGTGGCAATGCTATCCTTTTCAACAAAGGGGAGCGCAGCACATGAAAACGTCACTAAAGTTCAAAAAGCAACTGAAATTGCGAAGCAGAAACAGCCTGATTTAAAAATTGACGGAGAAATGCAATTTGATGCAGCATTTATAGAGGCGATTGGAAAGCGCAAAGCCCCTCAAAGCGATGTGGCAGGAAAGGCAAATGTATTCATTTTCCCAAACCTCGACGCTGGAAACATCGGATACAAATTAACAGAACGTCTTGCCAGCGCAACCGCCATCGGGCCAATTATTCAAGGACTTGTAAAACCAATGAATGATCTTTCCCGCGGCGCAAAACCTTCCGACATTGTTGATGTTTGCTGCATCTGTGCACTGAAAAAGCAAAGTTAG
- a CDS encoding cyclic nucleotide-binding domain-containing protein produces the protein MPKIDPSNIPIFAGISPEEMDQIIKYAFVKNFDPGYILFRENLIVGQIMYVILSGKVELSKKNPNGEDVAFLTLGPGALLGEMSLFEQQKRSATAIVKEYSELLVLPKYNFDRMLQSRPNEAIKILLNFITILSQRLRDTTNKMIQAQDQALDESDAAMMSADTAPHPVGFSGKQRHTQNHIPDPEEKIHDQEIQKQAEQVSDIPQINEADKSKKNNELYILSIDEIKSGNLVSILEDKRRKGFTIDNNTRLLMIRDILNYYLQLPMEELQLKVREMELRFRNRPK, from the coding sequence ATGCCAAAAATCGATCCGTCAAATATTCCGATTTTTGCCGGCATCTCTCCTGAAGAGATGGACCAGATCATTAAATACGCATTCGTAAAAAACTTTGACCCCGGCTATATTCTTTTTCGAGAGAACCTGATAGTGGGCCAAATCATGTATGTTATTTTATCCGGCAAGGTTGAACTTTCTAAGAAAAACCCTAATGGGGAAGACGTTGCCTTTTTAACTTTAGGGCCAGGCGCATTATTGGGCGAAATGTCCCTTTTTGAGCAGCAAAAACGCTCCGCAACTGCTATCGTAAAGGAGTATTCGGAATTGCTGGTCTTACCGAAATATAATTTTGATCGAATGCTTCAAAGCCGTCCGAATGAAGCGATCAAAATTCTCTTGAATTTTATTACGATCCTTTCTCAGCGCCTGCGTGACACCACGAACAAAATGATTCAGGCACAGGATCAGGCTCTGGATGAGTCCGATGCTGCAATGATGAGCGCCGACACTGCGCCGCATCCGGTTGGTTTTTCTGGAAAACAACGGCACACACAAAATCATATCCCTGATCCCGAAGAAAAAATTCATGATCAGGAAATTCAGAAACAAGCTGAACAAGTCTCCGATATTCCTCAAATAAACGAGGCGGACAAGTCTAAAAAGAACAACGAATTGTATATCCTTTCAATTGATGAAATTAAAAGTGGCAACCTGGTTTCTATTTTGGAAGACAAACGCCGAAAGGGATTTACAATTGACAATAACACAAGGCTTTTGATGATAAGAGATATTCTGAACTATTATCTTCAACTGCCAATGGAAGAGCTGCAATTGAAAGTCAGAGAAATGGAGTTACGTTTCAGAAACCGCCCTAAGTAG
- a CDS encoding methyltransferase domain-containing protein — MSSLEYSETVSTARNYYNSSDADNFYFTIWGGEDIHIGLYESEHEPIFDASRRTVARMASLLPNIDQASHILDIGSGFGGATRFLAKKFGCRVTDLNLSEIENKRNREMSNDQGLGNLIEVVEGSFESIPFPDNSFDAVWSQDAILHSGKREQVVSEVARVLKKGGLFIFTDPMQSDTCPEGVLQPILDRIHLETLASPKFYREAAKKAGLEEVGYEDMVQNLIIHYDRILQETEARESELKETVSAAYIQNMKKGLQHWVDGGKNGHLAWGIFRFKKA; from the coding sequence TTGAGCAGTCTTGAATATTCAGAAACCGTAAGTACCGCAAGAAATTACTACAACAGCAGCGATGCTGATAATTTTTATTTCACCATTTGGGGCGGTGAAGATATTCACATCGGCCTGTATGAGTCGGAACACGAGCCGATTTTTGATGCCAGTCGCCGCACGGTAGCAAGAATGGCGTCGCTGCTCCCAAACATCGATCAAGCAAGCCACATCCTCGATATTGGTTCGGGATTTGGCGGCGCCACACGCTTTCTTGCCAAAAAATTCGGCTGTCGTGTAACGGATTTGAACCTTAGCGAGATTGAAAACAAGCGAAATCGTGAAATGAGCAACGATCAAGGCTTGGGAAATCTTATCGAGGTAGTTGAAGGAAGTTTTGAAAGCATTCCATTTCCAGATAACTCGTTCGACGCCGTTTGGTCTCAGGATGCCATTCTTCATAGTGGCAAGCGTGAACAAGTTGTCTCGGAAGTTGCGCGGGTACTCAAAAAAGGTGGCCTGTTCATCTTCACCGACCCGATGCAATCCGACACTTGCCCAGAAGGCGTCTTGCAGCCGATTTTAGACCGGATTCACCTTGAAACACTCGCCTCTCCGAAGTTTTATAGAGAGGCTGCCAAAAAGGCCGGCCTTGAAGAAGTTGGCTATGAAGACATGGTTCAGAATCTGATCATTCACTATGATCGAATTCTACAAGAAACCGAAGCACGCGAAAGTGAGCTGAAGGAAACCGTCAGCGCTGCATACATTCAAAACATGAAAAAAGGACTTCAGCACTGGGTGGACGGTGGAAAAAACGGCCATCTAGCTTGGGGCATTTTTCGCTTCAAAAAAGCATAA
- a CDS encoding FtsX-like permease family protein, with amino-acid sequence MINIITGISILGVIVGVTTIAVVMSVLNGFQDLARALFLTIDSDVQITAKIGNNFRVSDSLLSKIQSLPEVRSANRFVEGKAVIISERKSGVIMVKGFEKNALTELGKIYEIGGRFPGNRSICVGKTVAYHYQLFMDSPVRIFGPKFIDEGLLALENPLMADFPEPPVFQVKNYFAAHRSFDESYVLLSLSDAQEVFQFQKDRVSGIDIYAAKGLTDNKLKDAIEALLKHEGISEQLQVSSLSDKYEELFRVMELEKWGSYAVLMLIIIVASLSLIGSLTMTAIEKKRDLYFLRCIGLPKNSIYQVFLFEGLIIAIVGTFLGALLGFVICTLQQSYGFVKLPSAEAFIIDSYPVKMKWQDFLAVIIGTLSVCFAASQYPAKKALELSEQR; translated from the coding sequence GTGATTAACATTATCACAGGAATTAGCATTCTTGGCGTCATTGTTGGCGTAACGACCATTGCGGTGGTAATGAGCGTGCTAAACGGATTTCAAGATTTAGCCAGAGCGCTTTTTTTAACTATCGATAGCGATGTGCAGATAACGGCTAAAATCGGAAATAACTTTCGCGTTTCTGATTCGCTTTTGAGCAAAATTCAAAGTTTGCCAGAGGTTCGTTCAGCAAACCGATTTGTGGAAGGAAAAGCAGTGATTATCTCCGAACGAAAAAGTGGCGTCATCATGGTGAAGGGATTTGAAAAAAACGCATTAACCGAATTGGGTAAAATCTATGAGATAGGTGGACGATTTCCGGGAAACCGAAGCATTTGCGTAGGGAAAACGGTTGCGTATCACTATCAGCTATTTATGGATTCGCCCGTTCGGATTTTTGGCCCGAAATTTATTGACGAAGGACTGCTTGCGCTTGAAAATCCCTTGATGGCAGATTTTCCCGAACCACCCGTTTTTCAAGTAAAAAACTACTTTGCCGCACATCGCAGTTTTGACGAATCCTACGTTTTACTTTCGCTCTCGGATGCACAAGAAGTTTTTCAATTCCAAAAAGATCGTGTTAGCGGAATTGATATCTATGCGGCAAAAGGTTTGACAGATAACAAGTTAAAGGATGCGATTGAAGCTTTGCTAAAGCACGAGGGCATAAGCGAACAACTTCAAGTGTCGTCTTTATCCGATAAATACGAGGAACTTTTCCGCGTCATGGAGTTGGAAAAATGGGGCAGTTACGCCGTGTTGATGCTGATTATCATTGTTGCTTCATTAAGCTTGATCGGCTCTTTAACCATGACGGCGATCGAAAAAAAGCGGGACCTATATTTTCTACGCTGCATCGGCTTGCCCAAAAACAGTATTTACCAGGTCTTTCTGTTTGAAGGACTCATTATTGCGATCGTCGGAACGTTTTTAGGTGCACTTTTGGGTTTCGTGATTTGCACGCTTCAGCAATCATACGGGTTTGTGAAGCTACCTTCTGCTGAAGCCTTTATCATCGATTCGTATCCAGTCAAAATGAAATGGCAGGATTTTCTTGCGGTCATTATCGGCACACTTTCGGTTTGTTTCGCCGCGAGCCAATATCCGGCCAAAAAAGCGTTGGAACTTTCTGAGCAACGATGA
- a CDS encoding GGDEF domain-containing protein, protein MSFKLKILLILVLSIFVSAAFPTVTLYVLYNLEVDLRQQVHKNVNNFTAISSFRTDLLRYDNLVSRYVITRNPSWAREATRIREDAQNYLDALVDANRDNPNLSGDIEKIKDSLDKYFDKVKMIIRTKADNKQKLSDDLVSANNYAASINDELVNPLFLKIADELLVSITKLKEQQAELGMFALILGGVFIPLLSVIAIVIYRSTVTPINDINKTIKEVRADIPDTLNTMVGELDDFVKKRHHDDEISKLARTLRHLGKEVEEKTNELNQMVITDEKTKLFNFRHFKQEFLIEVARAKRFNEPLSLIMIDVDKFKHYNDTNGHMLGDQVLIKVSALLKKECRETDVPARFGGEEFAALLPRTDAKEAFQVAERIRSSIETSEFENQKAQPGGNLTASLGVATFPFDAYDAEALIIAADEALYRAKENGRNRVEVYSKRGV, encoded by the coding sequence ATGAGTTTTAAGTTAAAAATCCTGCTGATTTTGGTCCTGTCAATTTTTGTATCAGCCGCTTTTCCCACCGTCACGCTCTATGTGCTCTACAATTTGGAAGTCGATCTGCGCCAGCAAGTGCATAAAAATGTAAATAATTTCACGGCGATTAGTTCATTTAGAACCGACTTGCTTCGCTACGATAACCTAGTTTCTCGCTATGTGATCACCAGAAATCCAAGTTGGGCTCGTGAAGCCACGCGTATTCGAGAAGATGCGCAAAACTATCTCGATGCGTTGGTTGATGCCAATCGTGATAACCCAAATCTCAGCGGCGATATTGAAAAAATCAAAGATAGCTTGGACAAATACTTTGATAAAGTGAAAATGATTATTCGAACAAAAGCGGATAATAAGCAGAAACTTAGCGATGATTTGGTGAGCGCAAATAATTACGCCGCAAGTATTAACGACGAGCTGGTAAATCCACTTTTCCTGAAAATTGCCGATGAGCTTCTGGTTTCTATCACGAAATTAAAAGAACAACAGGCTGAACTGGGCATGTTCGCTTTAATTCTCGGTGGTGTTTTTATTCCACTGCTTTCCGTTATTGCAATAGTTATTTATCGTTCAACTGTGACCCCAATCAACGACATAAACAAGACAATAAAAGAAGTGCGTGCAGACATTCCCGATACGCTTAACACAATGGTTGGCGAGTTGGATGACTTTGTGAAAAAGCGTCATCACGACGATGAAATTAGCAAGTTGGCGCGCACGCTTCGGCATCTTGGAAAAGAAGTTGAGGAGAAAACGAATGAGCTGAATCAGATGGTGATTACCGATGAGAAAACCAAGCTGTTTAATTTCCGTCATTTTAAACAGGAGTTTTTGATAGAAGTGGCGCGAGCCAAACGCTTTAATGAGCCGCTTTCGCTCATCATGATCGATGTGGATAAATTCAAGCATTATAATGACACAAACGGCCACATGCTTGGCGATCAAGTGTTGATCAAGGTTTCCGCACTTTTGAAAAAAGAGTGTCGCGAGACGGATGTTCCAGCGCGTTTTGGCGGAGAAGAATTTGCAGCATTGCTTCCCAGAACGGATGCTAAGGAAGCCTTTCAGGTGGCAGAACGCATCAGAAGTAGCATCGAAACCAGCGAGTTTGAAAATCAAAAAGCCCAGCCCGGTGGCAATTTAACCGCAAGTTTAGGGGTTGCAACATTTCCATTCGATGCGTATGATGCAGAGGCTTTGATTATTGCCGCCGACGAAGCCCTTTATCGTGCAAAAGAAAATGGAAGAAATAGAGTAGAGGTCTACTCGAAGCGAGGTGTTTGA
- a CDS encoding glycine/sarcosine N-methyltransferase: protein MDSTHAQSFGDNPIEVRETDHYKHEYIEGIADKWDELIDWDTRAKNEGDFFISALKERGVKKVLDVSTGTGFHSVRLLKAGFEVVSVDGSADMLAKAFENARKHGYILRTVLADWRFLNRDVHGEYDAIICLGNSFTHLFKERDRRKALAEYYAMLKHDGLLVLDQRNYDTILDHGYSSKHIYHYCGENVTAEPEHVDEGLTRFKYSFPDGSEFHLNMFPLRKNYLRRLMKEVGFQKIETYGDFQETYHEAEPDFFTHVAEKRYVPDLEEEQN, encoded by the coding sequence ATGGATAGCACTCACGCACAGTCATTTGGGGATAATCCCATTGAAGTTCGCGAGACAGACCATTACAAACACGAGTATATTGAAGGCATTGCAGACAAATGGGATGAACTCATTGATTGGGACACCCGCGCCAAAAATGAAGGAGACTTTTTTATCAGCGCCCTAAAAGAAAGAGGCGTCAAAAAAGTGCTGGATGTTTCGACAGGCACGGGTTTTCATTCTGTTCGTTTGCTGAAGGCAGGCTTTGAAGTTGTCAGCGTGGATGGCAGCGCGGATATGCTTGCCAAAGCTTTTGAAAATGCCCGCAAACATGGTTATATCCTTAGAACCGTACTTGCTGATTGGCGATTTTTAAACCGAGACGTTCATGGCGAATATGACGCCATCATCTGTCTTGGCAACTCTTTCACCCACCTTTTCAAAGAGCGCGACCGACGCAAAGCCTTAGCAGAATACTACGCCATGCTCAAGCACGACGGCCTTTTAGTTCTTGATCAGCGCAATTACGATACCATTTTAGATCACGGCTACTCCAGCAAGCACATTTACCACTACTGCGGCGAAAATGTGACTGCCGAACCGGAGCATGTCGACGAAGGGCTGACCCGCTTCAAATATAGTTTTCCTGACGGCTCAGAATTCCATTTAAACATGTTTCCGCTAAGAAAAAACTATCTGCGCCGACTCATGAAAGAAGTTGGTTTCCAAAAAATTGAAACTTACGGCGACTTCCAAGAAACTTACCACGAGGCCGAACCGGACTTCTTTACACACGTGGCCGAAAAACGCTATGTACCTGATTTAGAGGAGGAACAAAATTGA
- a CDS encoding ABC transporter permease produces MKFELTIAHRFTFPPSRSGVKRPAFIVTIAMLGIMLGTTALILTLSIVQGFSDEIKKKIVGFGSHIQVTQVGGRVFDLASSPFDDLAHVSNVDALSPFYQTDVILKGSREDGKEIFIEPAVLKGIIPSEDVSFIRDKITEGVYFTEVTGAHVAANELYVILGKKLAQRIGAKVGSSVLLMSSNELESANLFNKNLRLEDALSMLRLMNGRVVGIYETGLAQGFDETMVFAPYFQLETNFVKKGSVSGIDIRTANIDRIGETLESISNEMSYPFIARSIYDIYYNIFAWLRLQENIIPMLLVTITVVAGFNIVSTLLIMVLDKKQEIGLLMSMGVSERNVRTVFVSQAMILSGAGILLGNLLAFGLSMLEQLNHFIPLSEEVYFINAVPIVIKIENYVFVSVIAILITLTTSYIPSHIGSKIKPIESIIE; encoded by the coding sequence GTGAAGTTTGAGTTAACCATCGCCCACCGTTTCACCTTCCCGCCTTCGCGAAGTGGCGTTAAGCGACCTGCTTTTATTGTGACGATTGCGATGCTTGGCATCATGCTCGGCACAACCGCTTTGATTTTAACGCTTTCAATTGTGCAGGGGTTTAGCGATGAAATCAAAAAGAAAATCGTCGGTTTCGGTTCGCATATTCAAGTAACGCAGGTCGGCGGTCGGGTGTTTGATTTGGCAAGCAGTCCATTCGACGACTTGGCGCACGTTTCCAACGTCGATGCGCTCTCGCCTTTTTATCAAACCGATGTAATTTTGAAAGGAAGTCGTGAGGATGGGAAAGAAATATTTATAGAGCCTGCTGTTTTGAAAGGAATTATTCCTTCGGAGGACGTTTCATTTATTAGAGATAAAATTACAGAAGGCGTTTATTTTACAGAAGTTACAGGGGCTCACGTTGCAGCGAACGAGCTTTATGTGATTTTGGGAAAAAAACTTGCGCAACGGATAGGCGCAAAAGTCGGTAGCTCTGTCCTGCTGATGTCATCTAATGAATTGGAAAGCGCGAATTTGTTTAATAAAAATTTGCGATTGGAAGATGCGCTTTCCATGCTCCGCCTCATGAACGGGCGCGTGGTGGGCATCTACGAAACTGGTCTTGCACAAGGCTTTGACGAGACAATGGTCTTTGCGCCGTACTTTCAGTTAGAAACAAATTTTGTCAAAAAGGGAAGCGTTTCGGGAATCGATATTCGTACTGCGAATATCGATAGAATTGGGGAAACGCTCGAAAGTATTTCAAATGAAATGAGTTACCCTTTTATCGCGCGTTCCATTTACGATATTTATTACAACATTTTCGCTTGGTTGCGACTTCAGGAAAATATCATCCCGATGCTCTTGGTAACGATTACGGTGGTGGCAGGCTTTAATATTGTTTCGACCTTGCTCATCATGGTACTGGACAAAAAGCAGGAAATTGGCTTGCTCATGTCGATGGGCGTTTCAGAAAGGAACGTGCGCACGGTTTTTGTCTCGCAAGCCATGATTTTGTCGGGAGCGGGAATTTTACTGGGCAATTTATTGGCTTTTGGATTGTCTATGTTAGAGCAGCTAAATCATTTCATTCCATTATCTGAAGAGGTTTACTTCATAAACGCCGTACCTATTGTGATTAAGATTGAAAATTATGTTTTTGTTTCCGTTATTGCAATATTGATTACCCTCACAACATCATACATACCATCACACATCGGATCAAAAATCAAGCCAATAGAGTCAATCATTGAATAA
- a CDS encoding 2Fe-2S iron-sulfur cluster-binding protein produces MTVSTKKKDSEKTFQVKVIEHQNPNNPKVLSVLEGTTILEAMQENAIHLQHNCGGVCACSTCHVIIKEGMENLPEMTDEEEEQLDEAVGLTLTSRLGCQCKIYGDITVVIPDQSIYLGH; encoded by the coding sequence ATGACGGTATCTACAAAAAAAAAAGATTCCGAGAAGACCTTCCAGGTAAAAGTGATAGAGCACCAAAACCCCAATAATCCTAAAGTGCTCTCAGTATTAGAAGGAACAACGATTCTGGAAGCCATGCAAGAAAATGCTATTCATCTACAACATAATTGCGGAGGCGTTTGCGCTTGTTCAACCTGCCACGTCATTATCAAAGAAGGCATGGAAAACCTACCTGAAATGACAGACGAGGAGGAAGAGCAGCTTGATGAAGCAGTTGGGCTGACCTTAACTTCGCGCCTTGGCTGTCAATGCAAAATATACGGCGACATCACTGTGGTTATTCCCGACCAATCCATTTATTTAGGGCATTAA